The following are from one region of the Acidobacteriota bacterium genome:
- a CDS encoding ATP-grasp domain-containing protein — translation MKQEFQRIAIVNRGEAAMRFIHAAREFNHENGTALCTIALFTEPDRHAMFVREADEAVCLGPAQVMDENSQQLKSSYVDYVLLERALTSARADAVWVGWGFVAEHAAFADLCRELGIVFIGPDGDMMRRLGDKIASKHLAEKNQIPVAPWSDGPVETLADAQRHANRLGYPLLVKATAGGGGRGIRVVNNTTQLARAFERARAEAFKAFGDPTVFMEKLLEGARHVEVQIIADQYGTTWAAGVRDCTIQRRQQKILEEAPSPALSLEQDQSLREAAVRLSQAAGYSNAGTVEFLYQPESERISFMEMNTRLQVEHPVTECTTGIDLVKLQIHVARGERLEGEPPRSTGHAIEVRLNAEDPDNGFSPAPGRIERFRILTGPGVRVDTGVAEGDTIPADFDSMVAKIIAYGQTRKEALARLQRTLRESVVVIKNGASNKAFLLDLLNRPEVQRGEVHVGWLDQLAASGELGSRRYSEVAIVQAAIEAYDTQLAVEQAQFYASAVRGRPQVRSEAGRTAELRYRGHVYSPKIHRLGPRQYRVDVNGARVNASLDRLGQFEYWLTAFGRRFHVVSVVQGQSYRIEVDGVSHQIDRDDGGIVHAPAPSVVVSISVKPGDTVAVGDRVAVLEAMKMEMEVVAPFAGQVRQVMTIPNVQVDTGAPLLQIDPVDAGDVDTAAEQVVFSAALGSSGTVETIHSSCASLEELRQLMLGFDVDPKRGASLLAEWKQHGPVTDDIKRGEDEIVNIFVDICSLFQREPAASHQLSAEEPSPEAYLFSYLRMLDTQGESLPRPFVEALSRALAHYGVRTLDRSPELEESLLWIYKSHQRVEQQLATVAEVLERRLRQVQPLPSSEDESMRTLLDRLVAMANGRFPSISDLARELRYRCFDQPSFERARAEVYDQMNEHLTCLDANPDASDRHARMRVLVECPQPLVGMLSGRLADSSHAMRSLMLEALTSRYYRIRELTNFRTVDIDGRCYALAEYEHEGKSVNLIATHDEYHHLPVAIGGLFPLIAQVPADHEIVIDLYTRSGQLDDAEATQQEIHTTLNQSGFARVIERIAVAVTSASNHGIGGVQQFTYRPQEGAYEEEKFYRGIHPMMAKRLHLWRLSNFKIDRLPSVEDVYLIHAIARDNPKDERLFACAEVRDVTPVRDDEGRIVQLPHLERMLMEAMAGIRLFQSRRPANQRLYWNRILLHVWPPLNLHRDELRDIVNRLAPATEGLGLEQVVVHARIPNPATGELREMVVRISSPGASGMLVTFRPADKMQPIQSLTEYDQKVVRMRQRGLIYPYEIIRMLTPAPENTRAEFPPGNFTEHDLDANGKLVAVDRPYGKNKANIVVGIIRNFTGKYPEGMTRVLLLGDPSKDLGAIAEPECRRILAALDMAQQMGVPLEWFPISAGAKISMDSGVENMDWIARVLRSLVEFTQAGGEVNLLVNGINVGAQPYWNAEATMLMHTRGILVMTPKAAMVLTGKRALDYSGSVSAEDNLGIGGYDRIMGINGQAQYWARDIDEACHILMRHYDHTYVAPGERFPRAAATVDPVDRDVRAYPHNTNGGEGFARIGEILSDETNPGRKKSFDIRSVMMAAIDQDHAPLERWPGMRAAETAVVWDAHLGGYPVCLIGIESQPVPRLGFAPADGPDQWCAGTLFPQSSKKIARAINAASNNRPLVLLANLSGFDGSPESMRRLQLEYGAEIGRAVINFKGPIVFCVISRYHGGAYVVFSRALNENLEVAALEGTYASVIGGAPAAAVVFAGEVEARARKDERLQALNQAMAKAEGAEKVRLRKQWDDLFKVVHSEKLGEMASEFDHVHSVQRALEVGALDRIIPPADLRPYLIDAVQRGVEKELQWSAAEPESKIVEAA, via the coding sequence ATGAAACAAGAATTCCAACGCATAGCAATTGTGAATCGCGGTGAAGCCGCCATGCGTTTCATCCACGCGGCCCGCGAATTCAATCACGAGAACGGGACAGCGTTGTGCACCATCGCCCTCTTCACCGAGCCTGACCGTCACGCCATGTTCGTCCGCGAAGCAGATGAAGCGGTGTGTCTCGGGCCTGCTCAGGTCATGGACGAGAACTCCCAGCAACTCAAAAGCAGTTACGTTGACTACGTCCTGCTGGAGCGCGCATTGACGTCTGCACGCGCGGACGCGGTCTGGGTGGGATGGGGTTTCGTAGCGGAGCATGCTGCCTTCGCGGATCTCTGCCGCGAGTTGGGCATTGTGTTCATCGGCCCCGATGGCGACATGATGCGCCGCCTGGGCGACAAAATCGCCTCGAAACACTTGGCCGAGAAAAATCAGATACCGGTCGCACCCTGGAGCGACGGCCCTGTAGAAACTCTGGCTGACGCACAGCGCCACGCCAACCGCCTGGGCTATCCGCTCCTTGTTAAGGCCACTGCTGGAGGCGGAGGCCGCGGCATTCGCGTGGTCAATAACACGACTCAACTCGCCAGGGCTTTTGAAAGGGCACGCGCGGAAGCATTCAAGGCTTTCGGTGATCCCACCGTTTTCATGGAGAAACTGCTCGAAGGCGCGCGGCACGTCGAAGTCCAGATCATCGCCGACCAATACGGAACCACGTGGGCCGCAGGCGTACGTGACTGCACGATTCAACGCCGCCAGCAGAAAATTCTGGAAGAAGCTCCGTCACCGGCCCTCTCGTTAGAGCAGGATCAATCTCTTCGCGAGGCAGCGGTCCGATTGAGCCAGGCCGCGGGCTACTCCAACGCCGGCACTGTGGAATTCCTGTACCAGCCTGAGAGCGAGAGAATTTCGTTCATGGAAATGAACACAAGGTTGCAGGTGGAACATCCGGTCACCGAGTGTACGACGGGCATCGATCTCGTCAAATTACAGATTCACGTCGCGCGCGGCGAGCGCCTCGAAGGAGAACCGCCCCGCAGTACCGGCCATGCCATCGAAGTCCGGCTCAATGCAGAAGATCCGGACAACGGTTTTTCGCCGGCGCCTGGCCGCATCGAGCGCTTCCGAATTTTGACCGGTCCCGGCGTACGCGTGGACACTGGCGTGGCCGAAGGCGACACGATCCCGGCAGACTTCGACTCCATGGTCGCCAAGATCATCGCCTACGGTCAGACCCGGAAAGAAGCTCTTGCCCGTCTCCAACGAACGCTGCGTGAGAGTGTCGTGGTGATCAAGAACGGCGCCAGCAACAAGGCATTTCTCCTGGACCTGCTGAACCGTCCCGAGGTGCAGCGTGGTGAGGTTCATGTCGGATGGCTCGACCAACTGGCAGCGTCAGGTGAACTTGGCTCGCGACGCTACTCTGAGGTGGCAATCGTGCAGGCGGCGATCGAGGCCTACGACACGCAACTGGCCGTGGAACAAGCGCAGTTCTACGCCTCCGCAGTGCGCGGACGACCGCAGGTGCGCAGCGAGGCGGGTCGCACCGCCGAACTTCGCTATCGAGGACATGTCTACTCTCCCAAAATCCATCGCCTCGGTCCGCGACAGTATCGCGTCGACGTCAATGGCGCGCGCGTGAATGCTTCCCTGGACCGGTTGGGACAGTTTGAATACTGGCTCACGGCCTTCGGCCGGCGCTTTCATGTTGTCTCTGTAGTGCAGGGGCAGAGCTACCGCATCGAAGTGGATGGCGTGTCCCACCAGATTGATCGCGACGACGGCGGCATCGTACACGCTCCGGCACCATCGGTTGTGGTTTCCATTTCCGTAAAACCAGGCGACACAGTCGCAGTGGGAGATCGCGTCGCAGTGTTGGAAGCGATGAAAATGGAAATGGAGGTCGTCGCCCCATTTGCGGGACAAGTCCGTCAGGTGATGACTATCCCCAACGTGCAAGTGGATACAGGAGCGCCACTCCTGCAGATTGACCCTGTTGACGCCGGCGACGTGGATACTGCGGCGGAACAGGTTGTCTTTAGCGCAGCACTCGGTTCGAGCGGGACCGTCGAGACAATTCACTCCAGCTGCGCGAGTCTCGAGGAACTCCGGCAACTCATGTTGGGCTTTGATGTTGACCCGAAACGGGGCGCCAGCCTCCTCGCCGAGTGGAAGCAGCATGGTCCCGTAACCGATGACATCAAGCGAGGAGAAGACGAGATCGTCAACATCTTCGTGGACATATGTTCTCTATTCCAGCGCGAACCGGCCGCAAGCCATCAGCTCAGCGCGGAGGAGCCCAGCCCGGAAGCCTACTTGTTTTCGTATCTGCGCATGCTCGACACGCAGGGCGAGAGCCTGCCTCGCCCATTTGTTGAAGCTCTCAGCCGTGCACTGGCTCACTATGGGGTGCGCACGCTGGATCGTTCCCCGGAATTGGAAGAAAGTCTGCTCTGGATCTATAAGTCCCACCAGCGTGTGGAGCAGCAGCTCGCGACCGTTGCGGAAGTGCTGGAACGGCGTTTGCGCCAGGTGCAACCGCTGCCTTCGTCCGAGGACGAATCCATGCGAACGCTGTTGGACCGACTGGTCGCGATGGCCAACGGGCGATTCCCGTCGATCAGCGACCTGGCCCGGGAATTGCGCTATCGCTGTTTCGACCAGCCATCATTCGAGAGAGCGCGGGCTGAGGTATACGACCAGATGAACGAACATCTCACTTGTCTGGACGCCAATCCCGATGCTTCGGATCGTCATGCGCGAATGCGCGTGTTGGTGGAGTGCCCGCAACCTCTCGTGGGCATGCTCTCCGGCCGGCTTGCCGATTCGAGCCATGCCATGCGCAGTTTGATGCTCGAAGCACTTACGTCCCGCTACTACCGTATCCGTGAGTTGACGAACTTTCGTACGGTAGATATCGACGGGCGCTGCTACGCATTGGCCGAGTACGAACATGAAGGAAAGAGTGTCAATCTCATCGCTACTCATGACGAATACCACCACCTTCCTGTCGCCATTGGAGGTTTGTTTCCTCTGATTGCGCAAGTTCCCGCGGACCACGAAATCGTCATCGACCTCTACACTCGCTCGGGTCAACTCGACGATGCGGAGGCAACGCAACAGGAAATTCACACAACGCTCAATCAATCGGGCTTCGCGCGCGTGATCGAGCGCATCGCCGTGGCCGTCACCTCCGCGTCCAACCACGGAATCGGCGGCGTGCAGCAATTCACCTATCGTCCTCAGGAAGGCGCCTACGAGGAGGAGAAGTTCTACCGCGGAATTCATCCCATGATGGCCAAGCGGCTGCATCTCTGGCGGCTCAGCAATTTCAAGATCGACCGGCTGCCCTCCGTGGAAGACGTATATCTCATCCACGCCATCGCGCGGGATAACCCGAAAGACGAGCGCCTGTTCGCGTGTGCGGAGGTACGCGACGTAACCCCGGTGCGCGATGATGAAGGACGTATCGTCCAACTGCCGCACCTGGAGCGCATGCTGATGGAAGCGATGGCTGGCATCCGGCTGTTTCAGTCACGCCGGCCCGCGAACCAGCGCCTTTACTGGAATCGAATCCTGTTGCACGTGTGGCCACCACTCAATCTGCACCGGGACGAGTTGCGCGACATCGTGAACCGGCTCGCACCCGCAACGGAAGGCCTCGGACTGGAGCAGGTTGTGGTCCATGCACGAATTCCAAATCCAGCGACCGGCGAACTCCGCGAGATGGTGGTTCGCATTTCAAGCCCAGGAGCAAGCGGAATGCTGGTGACGTTCCGGCCAGCCGACAAGATGCAACCGATCCAGTCGCTGACCGAATACGACCAGAAAGTGGTCCGCATGCGGCAACGCGGCCTGATCTACCCATACGAAATCATCAGGATGCTCACGCCCGCGCCGGAAAACACCCGGGCGGAATTTCCTCCGGGAAACTTTACGGAGCACGATTTGGATGCGAACGGCAAACTTGTTGCCGTCGATCGACCCTACGGAAAAAACAAAGCCAACATCGTCGTCGGGATCATACGCAATTTCACGGGTAAGTATCCCGAAGGGATGACGCGTGTTCTGTTGTTGGGAGACCCAAGTAAAGACCTGGGTGCGATCGCAGAACCGGAGTGCCGTCGCATTCTGGCGGCCCTCGACATGGCCCAACAGATGGGCGTTCCGCTGGAATGGTTCCCGATCTCCGCCGGGGCCAAGATTTCCATGGATAGCGGTGTCGAAAACATGGACTGGATTGCCCGCGTCCTGCGCAGTCTGGTGGAATTCACGCAAGCGGGAGGCGAAGTCAATCTACTGGTGAATGGAATCAACGTCGGGGCGCAGCCCTACTGGAATGCGGAAGCAACCATGCTGATGCACACTCGCGGCATTCTGGTGATGACGCCGAAGGCAGCGATGGTGCTCACTGGCAAGCGCGCCCTGGACTATTCCGGAAGTGTTTCCGCCGAGGACAATCTGGGAATTGGCGGCTATGACCGCATCATGGGAATTAACGGCCAGGCACAATACTGGGCCCGCGACATTGATGAAGCGTGTCACATTCTGATGCGCCACTACGACCACACCTACGTCGCACCGGGCGAACGGTTTCCCAGGGCAGCCGCGACGGTCGATCCCGTTGATCGAGACGTGCGGGCCTATCCCCACAACACAAACGGCGGAGAGGGTTTCGCGCGGATTGGGGAGATATTGTCCGATGAAACCAATCCCGGCCGGAAGAAATCTTTCGACATTCGCAGCGTGATGATGGCGGCGATTGACCAGGACCACGCTCCGCTGGAGCGCTGGCCCGGCATGCGAGCCGCAGAGACTGCGGTGGTCTGGGACGCCCATCTCGGTGGCTATCCTGTTTGCTTGATCGGCATCGAATCCCAGCCCGTGCCACGATTGGGATTTGCCCCTGCCGACGGGCCCGATCAATGGTGTGCCGGCACGCTATTCCCGCAATCCTCCAAGAAGATTGCTCGCGCCATCAACGCCGCAAGCAACAACCGGCCGCTCGTGCTGCTGGCGAATCTTTCGGGCTTTGACGGTTCGCCGGAATCGATGCGCAGGTTACAGCTCGAATACGGCGCAGAGATTGGGAGAGCAGTGATCAACTTCAAGGGACCGATCGTTTTTTGTGTGATCTCCCGCTATCACGGCGGCGCCTACGTGGTTTTCTCCCGGGCCCTGAACGAGAACCTTGAAGTCGCGGCGCTGGAGGGCACCTACGCCTCAGTCATCGGTGGTGCGCCGGCCGCGGCCGTCGTCTTCGCTGGCGAAGTGGAAGCTCGGGCTCGCAAAGATGAGCGACTGCAGGCGCTGAACCAGGCGATGGCCAAGGCCGAAGGCGCTGAGAAAGTTCGCCTTCGCAAGCAATGGGATGACCTCTTCAAGGTCGTTCATTCGGAGAAACTGGGCGAGATGGCGTCCGAATTCGACCACGTGCACAGCGTGCAGCGTGCGCTCGAAGTGGGCGCGCTCGATCGAATTATCCCGCCTGCCGACCTGCGTCCCTATCTCATCGATGCAGTGCAGCGAGGTGTCGAAAAAGAACTGCAATGGAGTGCCGCAGAACCGGAATCCAAGATCGTCGAAGCGGCCTAA
- a CDS encoding 4'-phosphopantetheinyl transferase superfamily protein, translated as MKVYWLEQTQEEVPEKNDWLSSSETVCLSNMRIPKRRMDWRLGRWTAKRALASWLHVPAHPLVFAKIEIRPAPTGAPEVFLANKPANVSFSLSHRDERAMCAIALSGAELGCDLEMIEPHSDAFLADYFTAQEQALVTGMSAADRPRMLALLWSSKESTLKALHTGLRVDTRCAVVSPSDPLVERNGWSPLQVRYAGNRVFHGWWQRTEARLRTLVAAPRPEPPIPFRVPEYCSDHVAQYA; from the coding sequence ATGAAAGTGTACTGGCTGGAACAAACGCAAGAGGAAGTTCCGGAAAAAAATGATTGGCTCAGCTCGAGTGAAACCGTTTGCTTGAGCAACATGCGCATTCCCAAACGACGGATGGACTGGCGGTTGGGGCGATGGACAGCAAAACGCGCCCTCGCCTCATGGCTGCATGTTCCCGCTCATCCGCTTGTGTTTGCGAAAATCGAAATTCGGCCGGCACCGACGGGCGCTCCTGAAGTCTTCCTGGCGAACAAACCGGCAAACGTGAGCTTCTCCCTCAGTCACCGGGACGAAAGAGCAATGTGCGCCATCGCGCTGTCAGGCGCGGAACTGGGTTGCGATCTGGAAATGATCGAACCGCACAGCGACGCCTTTCTCGCGGATTATTTCACAGCCCAGGAGCAAGCACTGGTGACGGGTATGTCCGCTGCGGATAGACCCCGGATGCTCGCCCTGCTCTGGAGCAGCAAAGAAAGCACGCTGAAGGCGCTGCACACCGGCCTGCGAGTCGACACGCGATGTGCTGTTGTCAGCCCCTCCGATCCGCTGGTTGAGCGGAACGGGTGGAGTCCGCTGCAGGTTCGCTACGCTGGCAACAGAGTTTTCCACGGCTGGTGGCAGAGGACAGAGGCCAGGTTGCGAACGCTCGTCGCAGCACCACGGCCGGAGCCGCCGATCCCGTTTCGCGTCCCAGAGTATTGTTCCGACCATGTCGCCCAGTACGCGTAG
- a CDS encoding GMC family oxidoreductase has translation MSSSNGQFDFDFIVIGSGFGGSVSALRLTEKGYRVAVMEMGRRWNPANLPRTSWSLRRWFWRPSLGLRGFFNIRFFRHATIFHGCAVGGGSITYATTLLPAPSKVWERGTWDGLADWKTEMPQYYGTASRMLGVVENRILGPADHLLQQAAQLAGVGHTFYRTNVGIFEPAENQPGNTTVPDPFFGGEGPARTTCIGCGGCMMGCRFGAKNTLDLGYLFLAEKHGAQVFPETRVVSVKPLHGSEDGSQGYEVGTVPSMAWFRHKPQRFTCRGVIFSASSLGTMELLFRFKEIGLLPHLSEQIGQHVRTNSESLIGARTPGHSQDLSEGIAIGSGVYIDEHTHIEAVRYPRGSDAMGVLTTILTDGRPGPQRIALWLKNVMASLLRHPLKTVRVLQPWGWAREFVILLCMQALDGEIEMRWQRPWFWPFRKYLVSRGEKVPTYIPKANEFAKVYAQLTGGFAMSMLPEILFDVPGTAHCIGGCVIANSSTRGVVDHRQRVFNYKNMYICDGSVVAANLGVNPSLTITALSERAMSFIPLATQTTWDDSATKGA, from the coding sequence ATGTCATCCAGCAACGGCCAATTCGATTTTGATTTCATTGTCATCGGATCTGGTTTCGGTGGCAGTGTCTCCGCGCTCCGACTGACGGAAAAAGGCTATCGCGTTGCTGTGATGGAAATGGGCCGGCGCTGGAACCCCGCCAATCTGCCGCGCACCAGTTGGTCGTTGCGTCGGTGGTTCTGGCGTCCTAGCCTCGGCCTACGTGGGTTCTTCAACATACGGTTCTTTCGGCACGCAACCATCTTCCACGGTTGCGCGGTGGGCGGCGGATCGATCACCTATGCGACAACCTTGCTGCCCGCTCCCAGTAAAGTGTGGGAACGGGGAACCTGGGATGGATTAGCCGACTGGAAAACCGAAATGCCTCAGTACTACGGAACCGCGTCGCGGATGCTGGGCGTAGTGGAAAACAGAATCCTCGGGCCCGCCGACCATCTTCTTCAGCAAGCTGCGCAACTTGCCGGAGTCGGACATACCTTCTACCGCACGAATGTGGGCATCTTCGAACCGGCGGAGAATCAGCCCGGCAATACCACAGTCCCTGACCCATTCTTTGGCGGAGAAGGTCCGGCGCGAACCACCTGCATCGGCTGCGGAGGCTGCATGATGGGTTGCCGTTTTGGCGCCAAGAATACGCTGGACCTGGGCTACCTGTTTCTGGCTGAAAAGCACGGAGCACAAGTATTTCCGGAAACCAGAGTAGTCAGCGTAAAGCCCCTGCATGGCAGCGAGGACGGCAGTCAAGGCTACGAGGTTGGAACCGTTCCATCCATGGCATGGTTCCGACACAAGCCACAGCGATTCACTTGCCGCGGCGTGATTTTCTCTGCGTCGTCGCTAGGCACGATGGAACTTCTTTTTCGATTCAAGGAAATTGGTTTGTTGCCGCACCTCAGCGAGCAAATCGGACAACACGTTCGTACAAATTCCGAATCGCTGATCGGCGCGCGCACGCCGGGCCATTCGCAAGACTTGTCGGAAGGGATCGCAATCGGTTCCGGCGTCTACATTGACGAGCACACCCACATCGAGGCGGTCCGTTATCCACGCGGGTCCGACGCGATGGGGGTTCTCACCACGATCCTGACCGATGGCCGCCCCGGCCCGCAGAGGATCGCGCTCTGGCTCAAGAACGTGATGGCGTCGCTGCTCCGTCATCCGCTGAAGACGGTGCGCGTACTGCAGCCTTGGGGCTGGGCGCGGGAGTTCGTGATCCTACTGTGTATGCAGGCTCTCGATGGAGAGATCGAGATGCGCTGGCAACGACCGTGGTTCTGGCCGTTCCGGAAATATCTGGTGAGTCGGGGAGAGAAAGTTCCCACCTACATTCCGAAGGCCAACGAGTTCGCCAAGGTGTACGCACAACTCACTGGCGGGTTTGCAATGAGCATGCTTCCGGAAATTCTGTTCGACGTACCGGGCACGGCGCACTGTATTGGAGGATGCGTGATCGCAAATTCCTCAACGCGCGGTGTGGTCGACCATCGCCAGCGCGTGTTTAATTACAAGAACATGTACATCTGCGACGGGTCCGTCGTGGCGGCAAACCTCGGCGTCAACCCCAGCCTGACGATCACGGCACTCTCCGAACGGGCCATGAGCTTTATCCCACTTGCGACGCAGACAACGTGGGACGATAGCGCTACGAAAGGCGCGTGA
- a CDS encoding choice-of-anchor D domain-containing protein, with protein sequence MYLVRSIRLALLFSVAVFSISLSYAQNVKLAPTALNFGKQPVGVISAPKTIIVTNTGIAALLISGVATTGDYAANNQCPGSLAPANGCTISVSFTPSAAGKRSGALTITDNAPGGTQSVPLTGVGVSAIVVAPTKLAFGNSVVGVTALPKSVKVTNNLSRAVSLSNMATSSADFGFQNGCGAQVPAKSSCSLTVTFTPTAVGARSGTLTFSDDTEPPTQSVHLAGTGLAVKLLSISVHPAGASVGIGSTQQYQAIGTYSNNTTSDITSSVVWKTTDPSIATVGAATGLLTGIKGGVTIVSATQGSRAKAITGSTTVTIIPVLNSITVTPGTATVAAGIAQQFAATGNYNDGSQRDLTTTATWTSSNPAVASVSAAGLAASAQPGQTSIAATVGPLSGTALLTVNPAALASLSVAPGVVFVGVGSNRQYSATGTFTDGSTRNVTSSVIWSSDNPSLATIDSFGLGTSTGDGAAHIIATAGTISGSATMNGIAGGFVDCDARILDMKVLVVTNAKAEADFPAITQALDYLGTPYTVLDISTTGLTIPAGFLSNGCHGYFQGVIFGVGNSIYNISNAPDLYAYESQFSVRQLNWFVFPDPNFGVAWVGSIDPNSTPYNFHYTAAADSIFPYANTANPVGIVDATIYQASAVNSTPLLTDDSGNVLATIYNTPFAYQYLSLTFDSNPFLKHDLVLSYGLINWVTQGMFLGQHHTYFTPQVDDYFIDDSEWTPGLDCSTNPDGTGTTIRIKASDLTALINWQAAKQSNPVSANFVLSMAFNGAGAVLGAYPNDDLTPATQANQASFNWISHTFDHTNLDNVTYGKASSEITQNNAMAATLGLANFNVANMVTPDISGLSNPNFLQAAADNGIRFLVSDTSRPGQDNPSPNVGIVNQYQPSILEIPRHANNLFFNVATPDDWVAEYNCIYPELGYSYPQILDNISDTFVVNMLRGDMDPEMFHQPNLQAYNGTNSLLGDLVDMTFTKYTDFVNFPILSPPEDAIGTEMANRSKYNLAGVSASFIPHQRIMVTAQQTTNVPVTGLPSVGAENYGGQTITHIALIGGQTVTLPVP encoded by the coding sequence ATGTATCTTGTCCGATCGATTCGTCTCGCCTTGCTGTTTTCCGTGGCTGTCTTCTCTATCAGCTTGAGCTACGCCCAGAACGTGAAGCTTGCGCCCACCGCATTGAATTTCGGCAAGCAGCCGGTTGGTGTTATCAGCGCTCCAAAGACCATCATTGTGACCAACACCGGCATAGCAGCATTACTTATCAGCGGCGTTGCAACGACTGGCGACTATGCCGCAAACAACCAATGCCCAGGGTCTCTCGCTCCTGCTAACGGTTGCACAATCAGCGTCTCGTTTACGCCAAGCGCCGCCGGCAAGCGTTCAGGCGCTTTGACGATTACCGACAATGCGCCAGGAGGAACTCAATCGGTACCACTGACTGGAGTGGGAGTGAGCGCCATCGTAGTGGCCCCCACGAAACTCGCTTTCGGAAACTCCGTCGTTGGTGTAACGGCACTTCCCAAGTCCGTCAAGGTGACCAATAACCTGTCCAGAGCCGTCAGCTTGAGTAATATGGCAACCTCTTCCGCCGATTTCGGATTTCAGAATGGCTGCGGAGCGCAGGTCCCGGCCAAGTCCAGCTGTTCGCTCACGGTTACTTTCACTCCCACCGCCGTGGGAGCGCGCTCAGGAACGCTCACTTTCTCGGATGATACGGAACCCCCTACTCAATCCGTCCATTTAGCCGGCACTGGTTTGGCTGTGAAATTACTCTCAATTTCTGTACATCCGGCGGGAGCTAGCGTCGGCATCGGCAGCACGCAGCAGTACCAGGCGATTGGAACGTATAGCAACAACACCACGAGCGACATTACTTCTTCCGTCGTTTGGAAGACGACGGATCCCAGCATCGCGACCGTAGGCGCTGCCACCGGCCTGCTCACCGGTATCAAGGGTGGAGTAACCATCGTCTCGGCCACTCAGGGTAGCCGCGCCAAAGCGATCACCGGCTCAACTACGGTTACGATCATTCCTGTTCTCAACTCGATCACTGTCACGCCCGGCACGGCGACCGTTGCAGCCGGAATCGCGCAGCAGTTTGCTGCAACCGGCAATTACAACGACGGTTCGCAGCGCGACCTGACCACCACCGCAACGTGGACCTCATCCAACCCTGCGGTCGCCTCCGTCAGCGCTGCAGGCCTTGCTGCCAGCGCCCAACCTGGGCAGACTTCGATTGCCGCAACGGTCGGTCCCCTCAGCGGCACTGCACTTCTCACCGTGAATCCCGCGGCGTTGGCTTCGCTGTCCGTCGCTCCGGGAGTCGTTTTTGTAGGAGTAGGCAGCAATCGCCAATACTCGGCCACGGGCACTTTTACGGATGGCAGCACGCGCAACGTTACCTCGTCGGTCATCTGGAGTTCCGACAATCCGTCGCTCGCCACGATTGACAGCTTCGGGCTTGGGACCTCCACAGGTGATGGTGCTGCTCACATCATCGCCACCGCAGGCACGATCAGCGGTTCGGCAACCATGAACGGTATCGCCGGCGGCTTTGTCGACTGCGATGCGCGCATCCTCGACATGAAGGTTCTTGTGGTCACGAACGCAAAGGCCGAGGCCGACTTTCCCGCTATCACGCAGGCCCTCGACTATCTCGGAACGCCCTACACCGTTCTGGACATCAGCACTACCGGCCTCACGATCCCAGCCGGGTTCCTCTCGAACGGATGTCACGGTTATTTCCAGGGCGTGATCTTCGGGGTAGGGAATAGCATCTATAACATCTCGAACGCCCCAGACCTCTATGCTTATGAGTCCCAGTTCAGCGTCCGGCAATTAAATTGGTTCGTTTTCCCCGACCCGAACTTTGGCGTCGCATGGGTGGGATCCATCGACCCCAACTCCACTCCCTACAATTTCCATTACACCGCTGCGGCGGATTCCATCTTCCCTTACGCCAACACCGCGAATCCCGTCGGGATCGTCGACGCTACTATCTATCAGGCGAGCGCTGTCAATTCAACTCCGCTGCTCACTGATGACAGTGGCAATGTTCTGGCGACGATCTACAACACCCCCTTTGCGTATCAATATTTGTCACTCACTTTCGACAGTAACCCGTTCCTGAAACATGATCTCGTCCTGAGCTATGGTTTGATCAATTGGGTGACGCAAGGGATGTTCCTCGGACAGCACCACACCTACTTCACGCCCCAAGTGGATGACTACTTCATTGACGATTCGGAGTGGACTCCCGGACTTGACTGCTCTACGAACCCCGATGGCACTGGAACCACGATCCGCATCAAGGCTTCCGATCTCACGGCTCTGATCAACTGGCAAGCTGCTAAACAATCGAATCCAGTTTCGGCCAACTTCGTTCTCTCGATGGCATTCAACGGCGCTGGCGCCGTGCTGGGCGCGTACCCGAATGATGACCTCACTCCGGCAACGCAGGCTAACCAAGCCTCGTTTAATTGGATCAGCCACACCTTCGACCACACCAATCTGGATAACGTGACCTACGGGAAAGCGTCAAGCGAGATCACGCAGAACAATGCCATGGCAGCCACGCTAGGGCTAGCGAACTTCAATGTCGCGAACATGGTGACCCCTGACATTTCCGGCCTCAGCAATCCCAACTTCCTGCAGGCTGCCGCGGATAATGGTATCCGCTTTCTGGTTAGTGACACCTCGCGCCCTGGCCAGGACAATCCTTCGCCAAACGTCGGAATCGTCAACCAATACCAGCCGTCGATTCTCGAGATTCCTCGCCACGCCAACAACCTCTTCTTCAACGTCGCAACACCTGATGATTGGGTTGCAGAATACAACTGCATCTACCCGGAACTGGGCTATTCCTATCCTCAGATCCTCGACAACATCAGCGACACTTTCGTGGTCAATATGCTGAGGGGCGACATGGATCCGGAAATGTTCCACCAGCCCAACCTGCAAGCCTACAATGGCACGAACAGCCTGCTTGGCGACCTGGTGGACATGACTTTCACCAAGTACACTGACTTCGTCAACTTCCCCATCCTCTCTCCTCCCGAAGACGCCATCGGCACCGAAATGGCCAATCGCTCGAAGTACAATCTGGCCGGAGTGAGCGCCAGCTTTATCCCTCACCAGCGCATCATGGTGACTGCGCAGCAGACCACCAACGTCCCGGTCACCGGACTGCCCAGCGTGGGCGCGGAAAATTACGGCGGACAAACCATCACGCACATCGCGCTAATCGGGGGGCAAACGGTGACTCTGCCGGTCCCCTAG